Proteins encoded within one genomic window of Sebastes fasciatus isolate fSebFas1 chromosome 18, fSebFas1.pri, whole genome shotgun sequence:
- the acot20 gene encoding acyl-coenzyme A thioesterase 1 — MAYSQIRLKILPSVRCLFDKLVQVKVEGLAPHKQVQLRSKLVDDRGVIFKASALYKADETGQVDVCCAPSLGGSYTGVEPMGLFWALAPETPNSKLLKKNVLSPTLVEIEALCGESGEVLASETNERGYMTEGMKRIPVEEGRIRGVLFVPPGKGPFPGIVDMYTFGGRLTEPRASLLANKGFVVLALAYMGYEDLPKGPKKLDLEYFEEAVTYLRKHPEVKGPGIGILSLSHSGGLALAMSSFLSGISATVCINACNANTVIPLHYKDLVIPPLPPVIENVKFTDSGLVDIRDALPDPSLEKNRSSLIPIERASCHFLFAVSEDDHNWNSAFFAKQAAATLRNNGKESFMVVSYPKAGHFLEVPHMPYCPSGFHGAVGTNVLFGGEPKAHAEAQLDLWERVQEFFKRHLNNKSAL, encoded by the exons ATGGCTTACTCACAGATCCGCCTGAAGATTCTCCCCAGCGTTCGCTGTCTCTTCGACAAACTGGTGCAGGTAAAAGTAGAGGGACTCGCTCCTCACAAACAAGTTCAACTGAGGTCCAAACTAGTGGATGACAGAGGGGTGATTTTCAAGGCTTCTGCGTTGTACAAAGCAGATGAAACTGGCCAGGTGGATGTCTGCTGTGCACCCTCTCTGGGAGGAAGTTACACCGGAGTGGAGCCCATGGGTTTGTTTTGGGCCTTGGCACCGGAGACGCCAAACAGTAAACTCCTGAAGAAGAATGTGCTCAGCCCAACACTGGTGGAGATAGAAGCGCTGTGTGGAGAGTCTGGTGAGGTCTTAGCCTCTGAAACCAACGAGAGAGGATACATGACAGAGGGGATGAAGAGAATACCTGTGGAAGAGGGAAGAATACGAGGAGTCCTCTTCGTACCACCAG GAAAGGGTCCATTCCCAGGAATAGTGGATATGTACACATTTGGTGGCCGTCTTACTGagcccagagccagcctcttgGCAAATAAAGGTTTTGTTGTTCTGGCGCTGGCCTATATGGGCTACGAGGATTTACCAAAAGGCCCCAAAAAGTTGGATTTGGAGTACTTTGAAGAGGCTGTAACATATCTGAGGAAACATCCAGAG GTTAAAGGTCCTGGGATTGGCATCCTATCATTGTCTCACAGTGGCGGTTTGGCTTTGGCCATGTCATCGTTCCTCTCTGGGATCTCAGCGACCGTCTGTATTAATGCCTGCAATGCAAACACTGTGATCCCTTTGCACTACAAAGACTTAGTTATACCTCCGCTCCCCCCTGTCATAGAGAATGTTAAATTCACAGACTCTGGGCTTGTAGATATTCGCGATGCCTTACCTGACCCTTCCTTGGAAAAGAACAGGTCGTCGCTGATTCCAATTGAACGTGCCAGCTGCCACTTCCTGTTTGCGGTCTCTGAAGATGACCACAACTGGAACAGTGCTTTTTTTGCCAAGCAGGCTGCTGCAACGCTGAGAAATAATGGCAAAGAGTCTTTTATGGTGGTGTCGTACCCTAAAGCTGGACACTTTTTGGAAGTCCCTCACATGCCGTATTGTCCATCTGGGTTTCACGGAGCAGTCGGGACCAATGTGCTGTTTGGTGGGGAGCCAAAAGCCCACGCCGAGGCTCAGCTGGACCTGTGGGAAAGAGTCCAGGAGTTCTTCAAGAGACACTTGAACAACAAGAGTGCTTTATAG